A DNA window from Fodinibius sp. Rm-B-1B1-1 contains the following coding sequences:
- the flhA gene encoding flagellar biosynthesis protein FlhA produces MSFTKISTSKLKNRFLQTDVLISSSIIVILLIMIIPFPPMLMDFFLALNVSLSIIVMLVAFYTLKPLEFAVFPGMLLILTLFRLSLNIASTRLILSEGYAGSVIESFGGFIVQGNYVIGIIIFAVLIIINFVVITKGATRIAEVGARFTLDAMPGKQMSIDADLSAGLITDQEAKKRREEIAREADFYGAMDGASKFVRGDVIAGLLITCINIIGGLVIGTVQNGMELAEAAKLYTLLTIGDGLVSQIPALLISTAAGIIVSRTASKGNLSKELTSQLLGDPKTLMLGACFVLFLGIMPGMPFVPFGLMGGLFILLAYKRHETEEKKKRAEAQQQQELPEGETDSVEDYLLMDTLELEIGYSLISMVEEQQGGDLLDRITSLRKQLASELGIIIPSVRIRDNVQLDANRYIIKMRGIEQGDGELLPDYHLALVPSDFDANIQGIETKDPTFGMDAIWVSGKNKSEAEKFGLSVIEAGAVITTHLMEVLKKNAHKLIDRQMVKRLVDNIEEQSPALVEELVPEGMRIGEIQKVLKRLLRERIPINNLVTILETLADHCQQTQNTDVLTEYCRASLSEIITERFVGDDNEIVVVMMDSNLESRLIKQAQQGGLNANTLGLDPNLVEQLYKNASSTFENMIHQGYDPILLTSPVLRHTLFEFLAPILPEINVLSYNDISQNVQFQTFDRLRIEQAELNEAATV; encoded by the coding sequence ATGTCTTTTACAAAAATTTCAACAAGCAAACTCAAGAACCGGTTTTTGCAAACTGATGTTCTGATCTCGTCGAGTATCATTGTCATTTTGCTGATAATGATTATTCCATTTCCACCGATGCTGATGGATTTCTTCCTGGCACTTAACGTGTCGCTGTCCATTATTGTAATGCTGGTGGCTTTTTATACGCTCAAACCGCTTGAGTTTGCCGTCTTCCCGGGCATGCTGCTCATTTTAACCCTATTCCGACTCTCGCTGAACATTGCCTCAACGCGACTCATTCTTAGTGAAGGCTACGCCGGTTCTGTTATTGAATCGTTTGGCGGATTTATTGTACAGGGCAACTATGTAATTGGAATCATCATTTTTGCCGTCCTTATTATTATCAACTTTGTAGTGATTACAAAAGGGGCAACACGTATTGCCGAGGTAGGCGCACGATTTACGCTGGACGCCATGCCCGGTAAACAAATGTCGATCGATGCCGACTTAAGTGCGGGACTTATCACCGACCAAGAAGCTAAAAAGCGACGCGAAGAAATTGCCCGTGAAGCTGATTTCTATGGCGCTATGGATGGTGCCAGTAAGTTTGTCCGCGGGGATGTTATTGCTGGTCTACTCATTACTTGTATCAATATTATTGGCGGGTTAGTAATTGGAACGGTGCAAAATGGCATGGAACTGGCCGAAGCCGCAAAGCTTTATACGCTATTAACGATTGGCGATGGTTTGGTCTCACAAATTCCCGCCCTGCTTATTTCTACCGCTGCCGGAATTATTGTTTCCCGCACCGCCTCAAAAGGCAACCTTAGTAAAGAGTTAACAAGCCAGCTATTGGGTGATCCCAAAACCCTTATGCTGGGCGCCTGCTTCGTACTTTTCTTAGGCATTATGCCGGGCATGCCATTCGTCCCATTTGGACTGATGGGCGGCCTGTTTATACTCCTCGCTTATAAACGCCATGAAACCGAAGAAAAGAAAAAACGAGCCGAGGCACAGCAACAACAAGAATTACCAGAAGGTGAAACTGATAGCGTAGAAGACTACCTCTTGATGGATACACTTGAACTCGAAATAGGCTATAGTCTCATCTCGATGGTTGAAGAACAACAGGGCGGCGACCTGCTTGACCGTATTACTTCGTTGCGAAAACAGCTGGCTTCAGAGCTGGGTATCATCATTCCATCGGTTCGTATCCGCGATAACGTACAGCTCGATGCCAACCGATATATCATTAAAATGCGGGGTATTGAACAAGGTGATGGTGAACTACTGCCCGACTACCACCTGGCCCTTGTGCCCTCTGATTTTGATGCCAACATACAAGGAATTGAAACCAAAGATCCTACTTTTGGGATGGATGCCATCTGGGTAAGCGGAAAAAATAAGTCGGAAGCGGAAAAATTTGGTCTTTCAGTGATCGAAGCCGGAGCCGTAATTACCACCCACTTGATGGAGGTACTCAAGAAAAATGCCCACAAGCTTATCGACCGTCAAATGGTTAAGCGACTTGTTGATAACATTGAGGAGCAGTCTCCCGCCCTTGTCGAAGAGCTCGTTCCTGAAGGCATGCGTATTGGCGAAATACAAAAAGTACTCAAGCGATTACTTCGTGAACGCATCCCCATCAATAACTTAGTTACGATCTTAGAAACACTGGCAGATCACTGTCAACAAACCCAAAACACCGATGTATTGACGGAATATTGCCGGGCATCGCTTTCCGAAATTATTACAGAGCGATTTGTTGGAGATGATAATGAAATTGTGGTCGTCATGATGGATTCCAACCTGGAGTCTCGACTGATCAAACAAGCGCAGCAAGGTGGACTTAATGCTAACACGCTTGGACTTGATCCAAACCTGGTAGAGCAACTTTATAAAAATGCTTCAAGCACATTTGAGAATATGATCCACCAGGGCTACGACCCTATTTTACTGACGTCTCCGGTACTGCGACACACCCTCTTTGAGTTTCTGGCACCAATTTTGCCTGAAATAAATGTGTTGTCGTATAACGACATCAGCCAAAATGTGCAGTTCCAGACATTCGATCGACTGCGCATTGAACAAGCAGAATTAAATGAAGCTGCAACAGTATGA
- the flhB gene encoding flagellar biosynthesis protein FlhB, whose protein sequence is MICDDIIATVKNTAGMEMFSVRVDYFSLIPPNPTPKTLKSIITEMVPYLNKQYVMADKQSDQEKTEDPTQRKLEKAREEGQVAISTEISSVMIMVVSVLTVMGMGEFIYGRIEMLFETFFLNAQMAIENQNHAAAYVGLAFRYGIEAMTPILIVLVATGLVVNLIQTKAAFSLKAIEPKPEKLNPITGIQNIFSMKGLVELAKGLFKLLIIGGIVYFTVFPNMEHFVSFSVMPLKYNISEAGSYVLLFLGRTFAALTILAVADAIYQQYQHKEDLKMSKKEVKDERKESEGDPQMKNKRKEMGRSLVQKRLDHAVMDSDVVVTNPTHYAIALQYDPEENSAPLVMAKGQRLRAKKIKEYAKEFDIPIVENKPVAQALFASAEVDEHIPEDLYRAVAEILAYVYKLKNKHNI, encoded by the coding sequence ATGATTTGTGACGATATCATCGCAACGGTCAAAAACACCGCTGGAATGGAAATGTTTTCCGTCAGAGTGGATTATTTCTCCCTCATCCCGCCGAATCCTACGCCCAAAACACTTAAATCGATTATTACGGAGATGGTACCGTATTTGAATAAACAATACGTTATGGCCGATAAACAATCAGACCAAGAAAAAACAGAAGACCCCACGCAGAGGAAGCTTGAGAAAGCACGCGAGGAGGGGCAGGTTGCAATCAGCACCGAGATATCATCGGTGATGATTATGGTGGTTTCGGTATTGACGGTTATGGGGATGGGCGAATTTATTTATGGCCGCATAGAAATGCTCTTCGAAACATTCTTCCTGAATGCCCAAATGGCTATTGAGAATCAAAATCACGCGGCGGCTTATGTTGGGCTTGCTTTTCGATACGGCATTGAAGCGATGACGCCTATCCTAATCGTGCTTGTTGCCACAGGCTTAGTCGTAAACCTGATACAAACAAAAGCCGCTTTTTCACTTAAAGCGATAGAGCCCAAACCTGAAAAACTAAATCCCATTACCGGGATCCAAAATATTTTTTCGATGAAAGGTCTCGTCGAACTGGCCAAAGGATTATTTAAACTGTTAATCATAGGGGGCATCGTCTATTTCACGGTCTTTCCCAATATGGAGCACTTTGTCTCCTTTTCCGTGATGCCATTAAAGTACAATATAAGCGAGGCCGGAAGCTATGTACTCCTGTTTTTAGGCCGAACATTTGCAGCGCTGACGATCCTTGCTGTTGCTGATGCTATTTACCAGCAGTATCAACACAAAGAAGACCTTAAGATGAGTAAGAAAGAGGTTAAAGATGAGCGGAAGGAATCGGAGGGCGATCCCCAAATGAAAAATAAGCGGAAGGAAATGGGGCGTTCACTTGTGCAAAAACGCCTGGACCATGCGGTGATGGATTCGGATGTGGTCGTCACTAACCCAACACACTATGCTATTGCTCTGCAATACGATCCCGAAGAAAACAGCGCACCACTGGTAATGGCCAAGGGACAACGGCTGCGGGCTAAAAAGATTAAAGAATATGCCAAAGAATTTGATATCCCTATTGTAGAAAACAAACCTGTTGCCCAGGCCCTATTTGCCTCGGCTGAGGTTGATGAACACATCCCCGAAGATCTCTATCGGGCTGTAGCCGAAATTCTGGCCTACGTTTACAAGCTTAAAAACAAACACAACATTTAA
- a CDS encoding flagellar hook basal-body protein has protein sequence MVRKQRYQSCKNIGGIEFESLTPQPVRPDFLNQRNNEAFEDIMIDRLQAQMQAMQMLTKMQDVTANNLANINTPGFKGSNVFQKMVQQRIDGQMVTKAVPQQQVDMQQGVLEPTGNPLDFGIKGKGFFVVENQEGAQLSRDGRMHFNSNGFLVDENGSRVMGDAGPIHMPEYLKATGRGGNEASLEVADDGTIRLDGEVFDQLRIVKVEDTSQLERKGSNYLSAPEEVMVDDPSSKIMQGYYESSNVDPLNEMVDMMKTTKMFESQQRAMTSTDQMMGRATQELGKF, from the coding sequence TTGGTTAGAAAGCAGCGGTATCAGTCATGCAAAAATATTGGTGGCATAGAATTTGAAAGTCTTACACCTCAGCCGGTACGACCGGACTTTTTAAACCAACGCAATAACGAAGCATTCGAGGACATCATGATTGATAGACTTCAGGCCCAGATGCAGGCCATGCAGATGCTGACCAAAATGCAAGATGTTACGGCCAACAACCTCGCGAATATTAATACGCCGGGTTTTAAAGGCAGTAACGTTTTTCAGAAAATGGTTCAGCAACGTATTGACGGCCAAATGGTGACAAAAGCCGTTCCCCAACAACAAGTTGATATGCAGCAGGGGGTACTTGAGCCAACAGGTAATCCGCTTGATTTTGGGATTAAAGGAAAAGGCTTTTTTGTGGTAGAAAATCAGGAAGGAGCCCAACTGTCGCGTGACGGTCGCATGCATTTTAACAGTAATGGTTTTTTAGTGGATGAAAATGGCTCGCGCGTGATGGGGGATGCCGGACCTATTCACATGCCGGAGTATCTGAAGGCAACAGGTCGAGGAGGTAATGAGGCAAGCCTGGAAGTTGCTGACGACGGAACGATCCGACTTGACGGAGAGGTGTTTGACCAGCTTCGTATTGTGAAGGTTGAGGATACTTCTCAGTTGGAACGTAAAGGAAGTAATTATTTAAGTGCGCCCGAAGAAGTTATGGTTGATGATCCTTCGAGCAAGATCATGCAGGGTTACTATGAGTCATCAAATGTTGATCCGCTGAACGAAATGGTGGATATGATGAAAACTACAAAAATGTTTGAATCGCAACAGCGAGCGATGACGAGCACAGACCAAATGATGGGTCGAGCTACACAGGAATTAGGGAAATTTTAA
- the flgG gene encoding flagellar basal-body rod protein FlgG: MPFRALTTASLGMSAQQKSVDNIANNLSNVSTTGFKKSNIAFQDLFYEDIAVSKSGGSANRMSNDSPRLQLGHGSQAVSTIRNFTQGSISETGNPLDMAISGDGFFRVEKPDGSIGYTRDGNFTRDSSGMLVNSSGLPLAEQIEVPMEAKAVEVSQDGTVTALMGGDNREIELGQIELARFSNPAGLKAEGGNLFSETQASGMPFVDHPGAEGFGNVRQGYLEGSNVDVVTEMVQLIEAQRAYETNSKMVQSAEDMMSVTNSIKR; this comes from the coding sequence ATGCCTTTTAGAGCTTTAACAACTGCTTCGCTCGGGATGAGCGCTCAGCAAAAATCGGTAGATAATATTGCTAATAACCTGTCGAACGTAAGTACAACAGGATTTAAGAAGAGTAACATCGCTTTTCAGGATCTATTTTATGAGGATATTGCTGTTTCGAAATCAGGAGGTTCGGCGAACCGAATGTCAAATGACAGTCCTCGGCTTCAGCTTGGCCACGGTTCGCAAGCAGTATCAACGATCAGGAATTTTACGCAGGGATCGATTTCTGAAACTGGCAATCCGTTGGATATGGCAATTAGTGGAGATGGTTTTTTCCGAGTTGAGAAGCCGGATGGCTCTATTGGCTATACGCGTGACGGGAATTTTACCCGCGACTCTTCGGGTATGTTGGTGAACAGTTCCGGTTTGCCGCTGGCAGAACAGATTGAAGTGCCTATGGAGGCAAAGGCAGTGGAAGTTTCACAAGATGGTACGGTTACGGCCTTGATGGGCGGTGATAACCGGGAAATTGAGTTGGGACAAATTGAGCTGGCTCGATTTTCAAACCCAGCGGGACTTAAAGCTGAGGGCGGTAATCTCTTTAGCGAAACACAGGCTTCGGGAATGCCTTTTGTTGATCATCCCGGTGCTGAAGGATTTGGTAATGTTCGACAAGGCTATCTGGAGGGATCGAATGTAGATGTTGTGACCGAGATGGTTCAGCTTATCGAAGCACAGCGTGCTTATGAAACCAATTCCAAGATGGTACAGTCGGCTGAAGATATGATGTCGGTAACTAATTCTATTAAGCGATAA
- the flgA gene encoding flagellar basal body P-ring formation chaperone FlgA gives MILHGRIVIICLLVFVGLGVVPARADIAVTDEEEMKSFLMKQAHKQLEHHFSAGEYRFDLQPRWIPNQLLQQSPTQIQSVQLSGEVRRYTNFEVVYTHRGDQHRTEIQLKVKAEQKLPVVTDRVRKGAKLEEDELSYQWVSVVQRGASYFASTEELIGKTLRRTLLSGQPIRKSYVSRDLIIRAGDEVRVFIKRRGIQVQVSGEARENGAKGDRIKIYSNETNRKYVGEVLRPGVIQWKSTL, from the coding sequence ATGATTTTGCACGGTCGAATTGTCATTATTTGCTTGCTTGTTTTTGTTGGTCTGGGTGTGGTACCGGCCCGGGCCGATATTGCTGTAACGGATGAGGAGGAGATGAAATCTTTTCTCATGAAACAGGCTCATAAGCAATTAGAACATCATTTTTCGGCCGGAGAATATCGTTTTGATTTGCAACCGCGATGGATCCCAAATCAGTTGTTGCAACAATCTCCCACGCAGATTCAAAGCGTACAGCTTAGTGGAGAAGTACGACGATATACTAATTTTGAGGTAGTATATACCCATCGGGGGGACCAACATCGTACTGAGATTCAGCTTAAAGTTAAGGCGGAACAAAAACTGCCCGTTGTTACAGATCGCGTTCGAAAGGGGGCGAAACTGGAAGAAGATGAGCTATCCTATCAATGGGTTTCGGTAGTACAAAGAGGAGCCTCTTACTTTGCCAGTACCGAAGAATTGATTGGGAAGACATTACGTCGCACACTTTTATCGGGCCAGCCTATCCGTAAGTCGTATGTAAGTAGAGATTTAATCATCAGGGCTGGCGACGAGGTACGAGTTTTTATAAAACGAAGAGGAATACAAGTGCAGGTCTCTGGTGAAGCGCGAGAAAATGGCGCCAAAGGAGATCGGATAAAAATTTATAGTAACGAAACAAATCGAAAATATGTGGGCGAAGTTCTTCGTCCGGGAGTAATACAATGGAAAAGCACACTTTGA
- a CDS encoding flagellar basal body L-ring protein FlgH, protein MSSTSYGQRSLYKDNKAVQVGDVLTVILQENISGSTSADAQNASNAGTGAGGSVGGNFMPFQPTFGADAEVNYESGEQVSSNQGQLLEGYMSVEVTDMTPAGNLIVEGTRSTEINGEKHEIDISGTVRPKDINGRNEVLSYRLANAQINYEKEGGLNRITKKEGFIKRAALTVAGIGLSAIAVLKAMN, encoded by the coding sequence ATGTCAAGTACATCCTATGGCCAGCGCTCATTATATAAAGATAATAAAGCCGTACAAGTTGGTGATGTGTTAACGGTTATCTTGCAGGAAAATATATCCGGTAGTACCAGTGCCGATGCTCAGAACGCATCAAATGCTGGTACAGGAGCAGGGGGATCGGTAGGTGGTAATTTTATGCCCTTTCAACCGACATTTGGTGCTGATGCTGAAGTGAACTATGAATCCGGAGAGCAGGTATCAAGTAATCAGGGACAGTTGCTGGAAGGCTATATGAGTGTAGAGGTTACAGATATGACGCCAGCCGGAAATTTAATTGTCGAAGGAACACGGTCAACCGAGATAAATGGTGAAAAGCATGAAATTGATATAAGTGGTACGGTGCGCCCCAAGGATATAAACGGACGCAACGAAGTTCTGTCGTACCGATTAGCAAATGCTCAGATCAATTATGAAAAAGAGGGTGGACTAAACCGTATCACTAAAAAGGAAGGATTTATTAAGCGAGCGGCCCTTACGGTGGCAGGAATTGGGTTGAGTGCTATAGCCGTCTTAAAGGCGATGAATTAA
- a CDS encoding flagellar basal body P-ring protein FlgI gives MKRSILIVLAAIFLGMMHPVETDAQTPLNRLLKVKDANATKVVGYGLVVGLDRTGDRTISRRGAQFTVRSIANMLNNFGINVDSERLRTRNVAAVIVTADIGPYHASGSEIDVTISSMGDASSLEGGVLLETPLLNPETKEIFALAQGPLVVGGINAEVGNSRFSRNSSLTATIPGGGIVEHDTDFQLNAEQPLQLVMSQPGYTNARQVVEVINENFDEELASVYNPGLIQVEWPEAFQEPGMRNMFISTIMDQQVELDKPARVVINERTGTIVAGGGVTIDDAMVSHGSVQVRTQVTPFISQPPPFSGGETETVPVPQVGISEESAQNVVLEPNTNVQQLANALDSLGLSPRDIISIFQALDRAGALQGELIVM, from the coding sequence ATGAAAAGAAGTATTCTCATAGTATTGGCAGCGATTTTTTTGGGAATGATGCATCCGGTTGAAACCGATGCTCAAACTCCGCTTAATCGATTGCTTAAAGTAAAAGACGCTAATGCTACGAAAGTAGTGGGGTATGGATTGGTCGTTGGGCTGGATAGAACAGGTGATCGGACAATAAGCAGACGTGGGGCCCAGTTTACGGTTCGTTCTATTGCTAATATGTTGAATAATTTTGGAATTAATGTTGATTCGGAGCGTTTGCGAACGCGGAATGTTGCTGCCGTTATTGTTACGGCGGATATCGGACCCTATCACGCATCGGGCAGCGAAATTGATGTAACGATATCCTCGATGGGGGATGCAAGTTCTCTTGAAGGTGGGGTATTATTGGAGACCCCACTTTTGAATCCAGAAACAAAAGAAATTTTTGCCTTGGCACAGGGGCCATTAGTGGTGGGGGGGATTAATGCAGAAGTTGGCAATTCTCGCTTTTCCCGCAACAGCTCACTTACGGCAACCATTCCAGGCGGTGGAATCGTAGAACATGATACGGATTTTCAGCTAAATGCGGAACAACCGCTGCAGCTGGTGATGTCTCAGCCAGGCTATACGAATGCGCGTCAGGTTGTGGAAGTAATTAACGAGAATTTTGATGAAGAACTGGCCTCGGTCTATAATCCGGGACTTATCCAGGTAGAGTGGCCGGAAGCTTTCCAAGAGCCTGGGATGCGGAATATGTTTATTAGCACCATTATGGATCAACAGGTTGAGCTGGATAAGCCGGCTCGTGTGGTCATCAATGAGCGTACTGGCACTATTGTGGCCGGAGGCGGTGTAACAATTGATGATGCCATGGTTTCGCATGGTAGTGTACAGGTACGTACCCAGGTGACGCCTTTTATTAGTCAGCCTCCTCCGTTTAGTGGTGGGGAAACAGAAACTGTGCCGGTGCCACAGGTAGGGATTAGTGAAGAGTCGGCACAGAATGTCGTACTGGAACCCAATACCAATGTACAGCAATTGGCTAATGCTTTGGATTCATTGGGACTAAGTCCTCGTGATATTATCTCCATTTTCCAGGCGCTTGATCGTGCAGGTGCGTTACAGGGTGAACTTATTGTAATGTAG
- the flgK gene encoding flagellar hook-associated protein FlgK — MKSIFEIAKSGLRGSERSMSVTSNNIINADTPGYSRQRVEKSPNGMQMDQHHAGLGVNIEEVTRLRDDINDKLLNKKQHDMGYLEKKANVYEKLEASMVTDYGDDLDTQVNNLFDNFSDLASSPQDVSVRNNLISETQQFTSKLRSTSLNIRQNSDLVKNFAGKTLDSINSLLSDINELNGSIKQAQAKGEPDFASLDKRVAKMDELSELVDFESRETSTGAMEIQIDGHSVVDENQVYNISSEVDDTNKKYRLRLENGHVIKPKSGKIGAEIEMYEEGIPEMRERLDNIASTIVSEVNNIHNSGYGLEDNVQRNFFNPAGTTAESISINQDLVDNSKHIAASDTDGEAGNGEIASEIASLRNEKVIGNTTQNQTLSNYTISTISEPGVNIDALNNQMEARDSEIQMLKTQQQEEAGVNIDEELSKMIKHQNAYQGAAKVMSSAQQMYDTLISIVR; from the coding sequence ATGAAATCAATATTTGAAATCGCCAAAAGTGGTCTTCGTGGGTCCGAGCGATCCATGTCAGTCACATCTAACAATATTATTAATGCCGATACTCCCGGGTACAGCCGTCAGCGAGTTGAGAAATCGCCCAACGGTATGCAGATGGATCAACATCATGCCGGTTTGGGTGTCAATATTGAAGAGGTAACCCGGTTACGGGATGATATTAATGATAAGTTGCTGAATAAAAAGCAGCATGATATGGGCTACCTGGAAAAGAAGGCCAATGTATACGAGAAATTAGAAGCTTCAATGGTTACCGATTATGGTGATGATTTGGATACCCAGGTAAATAATTTATTTGATAATTTTTCCGACTTGGCCAGTAGCCCACAAGATGTCAGTGTCCGAAATAATTTGATTAGTGAGACCCAGCAGTTTACAAGTAAGCTGCGTTCAACAAGTTTGAATATTAGGCAAAATAGTGATCTCGTTAAGAATTTTGCAGGCAAGACGCTGGATTCTATTAATAGCTTGCTTAGTGATATTAATGAGCTTAATGGTTCTATAAAGCAAGCCCAGGCAAAAGGAGAGCCAGATTTTGCCAGTTTGGACAAGCGTGTGGCCAAAATGGATGAACTGTCGGAATTGGTAGACTTTGAGAGTCGAGAAACAAGTACCGGCGCGATGGAGATTCAAATTGATGGCCACAGCGTGGTAGATGAGAATCAGGTGTATAATATTAGTTCCGAAGTGGATGATACGAATAAGAAGTATCGCCTTCGACTCGAAAACGGTCATGTTATAAAACCTAAAAGTGGTAAGATTGGAGCCGAGATTGAGATGTATGAAGAGGGTATCCCTGAAATGAGGGAGCGTCTTGATAATATTGCTTCGACAATTGTTTCGGAGGTGAATAACATCCACAACAGTGGATATGGGTTGGAGGATAATGTTCAGCGTAATTTCTTTAATCCTGCCGGAACAACAGCCGAAAGCATTTCTATTAACCAGGATTTAGTAGATAATTCAAAGCACATTGCAGCCTCTGATACCGATGGCGAAGCCGGAAATGGGGAGATTGCCTCGGAGATTGCAAGCCTACGAAATGAAAAGGTGATTGGAAATACGACACAGAACCAGACCTTATCAAATTATACCATTAGTACTATCAGTGAGCCTGGGGTGAATATTGATGCTTTAAATAACCAGATGGAAGCTCGAGATTCTGAAATTCAAATGCTGAAAACCCAGCAGCAAGAAGAGGCTGGAGTAAATATTGATGAGGAGCTTAGCAAGATGATTAAGCATCAAAATGCTTACCAGGGAGCGGCCAAGGTAATGAGTAGTGCTCAACAAATGTATGACACTTTAATTAGTATAGTGAGGTAA
- a CDS encoding flagellin: MRVTQKIIFNNFMRDVNKNRSEMAEIQSDLSNGKEVRVPSQGPVDFQSSRVLEADLKKVEQFQSNISSGLRQGRLAQETMDGVVDNLMNIKNDMVQGSSDSLGAQERESLADEVAGIRSQIVDSLNVQYGDRYLFAGTNSGEKPFDQAGATVTNNSNNKSPHVVAGDGVEIDISITGQEIANTPVGDMFTFLEDVETALRNNNGNDLNNLLEDSDQVINHVTDLTSKLGDNINRMDFMFEQYESTKITQESDISELVDTNYAQAFSDMQRTQVAYESAMAVHSKMFENTLLNYI; this comes from the coding sequence ATGCGTGTTACACAAAAAATTATTTTCAACAATTTTATGCGGGATGTGAATAAAAACCGCAGTGAAATGGCTGAAATTCAGTCTGATTTGTCAAATGGGAAGGAAGTACGAGTTCCATCACAAGGCCCTGTGGATTTTCAAAGTAGTCGTGTGTTGGAAGCCGACTTGAAAAAAGTGGAGCAGTTTCAAAGTAATATCAGCAGTGGACTACGCCAGGGTAGGCTTGCCCAGGAAACCATGGATGGTGTTGTTGACAACTTGATGAATATCAAAAACGATATGGTTCAGGGATCGTCAGATTCGTTGGGGGCACAGGAACGAGAAAGTTTAGCTGATGAAGTTGCTGGTATTCGCAGCCAGATTGTTGATAGCTTAAATGTTCAGTATGGTGATCGCTATCTGTTTGCTGGTACAAACAGTGGCGAAAAACCTTTTGACCAAGCAGGTGCCACTGTAACGAATAATAGTAATAATAAGTCGCCGCATGTGGTGGCTGGCGATGGGGTAGAGATTGATATCAGTATAACTGGCCAAGAAATTGCCAATACTCCTGTGGGAGATATGTTTACGTTCCTTGAGGATGTGGAAACGGCCCTGCGTAACAATAACGGGAATGATCTTAATAACTTGCTCGAAGACTCTGACCAAGTTATAAATCATGTAACAGATTTAACGTCGAAATTGGGGGACAATATCAACCGCATGGATTTTATGTTTGAGCAGTATGAATCTACCAAGATTACGCAAGAATCAGATATTAGTGAGCTGGTAGATACCAATTATGCACAAGCATTTTCCGATATGCAGCGTACACAAGTGGCTTATGAATCGGCTATGGCGGTGCATAGTAAGATGTTCGAGAATACATTATTGAACTATATCTGA